The following coding sequences are from one Osmia bicornis bicornis chromosome 2, iOsmBic2.1, whole genome shotgun sequence window:
- the LOC114879857 gene encoding something about silencing protein 10 → MKIRKRTKLAEMHYEPEDLEDVNMNEVTDSEEEYSENERKLLQDVRSRHSSESYDSDYEVYKLNDDNGKDQVNSEDEAQTDSMESDIEGLDNDFDLPNEKAWGKKKKAYYSTDYVDADFASITQKDLAEAELEEQEARNIQRRLAEQLDDADFGLDFVQSKKSDDQEIHEDTKQLVKSDFSKLSKRQKQALMQKESPEFVALVNDFKDRMGEVRDTLTPFMRLVNKDLLPSCPAVSFIKTKYHLLLNYCINISFYLMLKAKRLPVNSHPVIKRLAQYRQLLNQLESGQGNLMQEVQEILKAQKQGKPLYNIFNGAEINDNEQKTNNSYKEKSKYPKKSANKIKSSSVPEFESEAEPEFEIEETESVSEENLENDEDVAEENQVKDIKMIDSAIESQKKRAITYQIAKNKGLTPHRKKEQRNPRVKHRNKYRKAKIRRKGAVREVRKEVTRYAGEISGIKASVKKSIKLK, encoded by the exons ATGAAAATCCGAAAAAG gaCAAAATTAGCAGAAATGCACTATGAACCTGAGGATTTAGAGGATGTAAATATGAATGAGGTTACAGATTCTGAGGAAGAATATTCAGAAAATGAACGGAAATTACTTCAGGATGTACGATCTAGACATTCTTCAGAAAGTTATGACAGTGATTATGAAGTGTATAAGTTAAATGATGATAATGGAAAGGATCAAGTTAATAGCGAAGATGAAGCGCAAACAGATTCTATGGAATCTGATATCGAAGGATTGGACAATGATtttgatttgccaaatgaaaAGGCTTGgggtaaaaagaagaaagctTATTATTCCACAGATTATGTTGATGCTGATTTTGCCAGCATTACTCAGAAAGATTTAGCTGAAGCTGAACTGGAAGAGCAAGAAGCTAGAAATATCCAAAGGAGACTGGCAGAACAACTAGATGATGCTGATTTTGGATTAGATTTTGTACAGTCTAAAAAAAGTGATGATCAAGAAATTCATGAGGATACTAAACAGCTTGTTAAAAGTGATTTTAGTAAACTTAGTAAAAGACAGAAACAAGCATTAATGCAGAAGGAAAGTCCTGAATTTGTGGCTCttgtaaatgattttaaag ATCGTATGGGAGAAGTAAGGGACACGCTAACACCATTTATGAGATTGGTCAATAAGGATTTACTTCCCAGTTGTCCTGCTGTTTCTTTCATAAAGACAAAATATCaccttttattaaattactgTATCAATATTTCGTTTTACTTAATGCTCAAAGCTAAAAGGTTACCTGTAAATTCTCATCCAGTTATAAAACGTTTAGCTCAGTATCGTCAATTATTAAATCAGTTAGAATCAGGGCAAGGAAATCTGATGCAGGAAGTGCAAGAGATATTAAAGGCACAAAAGCAAGGCAAACCtttatacaatatatttaatgGTGCTGAAATAAACGATAATGAACAGAAAACGAATAATAGTTACAaggaaaaatcaaaatatccAAAGAAATCTgcaaacaaaattaaatcttCGTCTGTACCTGAATTCGAATCCGAAGCCGAACCtgaatttgaaatagaagaaacagAATCTGTAAGTGAAGAGAATTTAGAGAATGATGAAGATGTGGCAGAAGAAAACCAAGTGAAGGATATTAAAATGATTGATTCTGCAATTGAAAGTCAAAAAAAGAGGGCAATTACATATCAAATAGCAAAGAATAAAGGTTTAACACCGCATCGTAAAAAAGAACAACGCAATCCCAGAGTGAAACATAGAAACAAATATCGCAAAGCTAAAATTCGTAGAAAAGGAGCT gTAAGAGAAGTAAGGAAAGAAGTGACACGTTATGCTGGAGAAATATCTGGTATTAAAGCAAGTGTTAAGAagagtataaaattaaaataa
- the LOC114879830 gene encoding NADH-ubiquinone oxidoreductase 49 kDa subunit yields the protein MQGYKESRDAGICQLTWVPGIPESCPLENRNSSSLFVSVITAAVDAAAQRRAIMAVRALIPTARSAKGLVGLWGEKGILAAGRTGAVCNVESQRRHGHQWLPDIREFESLQTEKIYYGVEDEWIAPMMRDDVQKQPGIKNISFNFGPQHPAAHGVLRLILEIEGEKVVRADPHIGLLHRGTEKLIEYKTYMQALPYFDRLDYVSMMCNEQCFSLAIEKLLNIEVPLRAKYIRTMFGEITRILNHIMGVGTHALDIGALTPFFWLFEEREKLMEFYERVSGARMHAAYVRPGGVSLDLPLGLMDDIYQWCSQYGERLDETEDLLTSNRIWVGRTRDIGVISAEDALNWGFSGVMLRGSGIKWDIRKAAPYDAYDLVDFDVPIGVNGDCYDRYLIRIAEMRESLKIIYQCLNQMPEGEVRIDDAKIVPPRREEMKTSMEALIHHFKLFTQGFQVPPGSTYTAIEAPKGEFGVYLVSDGTSKPYRCKIKAPGFAHLAALRHIGPSCMLADIVAIIGTLDVVFGEIDR from the exons atgcagggatataaAGAAAGCAGGGATGCTGGAAT TTGTCAATTGACCTGGGTGCCTGGGATCCCCGAATCGTGTCCTCTCGAAAATAGGAACTCGTCCAGTCTTTTTGTATCTGTAATCACTGCTGCCGTCGATGCTGCGGCGCAACGGAGGGCGATAATGGCTGTCAGAGCATTGATACCTACTGCGCGGTCGGCCAAAGGACTAGTTGGATTATGGGGCGAGAAAGGAATCCTCGCTGCTGGCAGGACAGGGGCTGTATGCAACGTCGAAAG CCAACGTCGACACGGACATCAATGGCTACCGGATATCAGGGAATTCGAGTCGTTGCAGACtgagaaaatatattatgGCGTCGAGGACGAATGGATAGCACCGATGATGAGGGATGACGTACAGAAACAACCAGGAATAAAAAACATCTCGTTTAATTTCGGCCCGCAACATCCAGCGGCTCACGGTGTGCTGCGATTGATCCTCGAGATAGAGGGTGAAAAAGTGGTACGTGCTGATCCTCACATAGGTCTGTTGCATCGAGGTACGGAGAAACTGATCGAATATAAAACGTACATGCAAGCTTTGCCATATTTCGATCGTTTGGACTATGTCTCGATGATGTGCAACGAACAATGTTTCTCCTTGGCCATTGAAAAGTTACTGAACATAGAGGTGCCGTTAAGAGCAAAGTATATTAGAA CAATGTTTGGCGAAATAACGAGAATCTTGAATCACATTATGGGAGTGGGAACCCACGCTCTCGACATAGGAGCTCTGACACCGTTCTTCTGGTTGTTCGAGGAGCGAGAAAAGTTGATGGAATTTTATGAACGCGTGAGCGGCGCGCGTATGCACGCAGCATACGTACGTCCCGGCGGTGTTTCCTTGGATCTGCCGTTGGGCTTGATGGACGACATATACCAATGGTGTTCTCAGTACGGAGAACGATTGGACGAAACGGAGGATCTGCTGACGTCGAACAGAATATGGGTGGGACGTACGCGAGACATAGGAGTAATATCAGCGGAGGACGCGTTAAACTGGGGATTTAGCGGGGTGATGCTGCGAGGTTCAGGGATCAAATGGGATATCAGGAAAGCGGCGCCCTACGACGCGTACGACCTCGTCGACTTCGACGTACCGATCGGTGTCAACGGAGACTGCTACGACAG GTATCTAATCCGTATTGCGGAGATGCGTGAATCTCTGAAAATCATTTATCAGTGTCTGAATCAAATGCCCGAAGGCGAAGTGAGAATAGATGACGCGAAGATCGTGCCGCCGAGACGAGAAGAAATGAAGACCAGTATGGAGGCGTTGATTCATCACTTCAAGCTGTTCACTCAAGGTTTCCAAGTGCCGCCTGGTTCTACCTACACCGCGATCGAGGCCCCGAAGGGTGAATTTGGCGTTTACCTCGTGAGCGACGGTACCAGCAAACCTTACAGATGCAAGATCAAAGCACCTGGTTTCGCTCACCTGGCTGCTCTCCGTCACATAGGTCCATCCTGTATGCTTGCCGATATCGTTGCCATCATCGGTACCCTGGATGTGGTGTTCGGTGAAATCGATAGATAA